A section of the Methanosarcina mazei S-6 genome encodes:
- a CDS encoding quaternary amine ABC transporter ATP-binding protein: MSEIAKIEIKNLTKIFGKNPQEVLSLLKGGHTKNEIFEKTKQTVGLNNINFDVYDGEIFVLMGLSGSGKSTLLRCINRLINPTSGKILIDGQDISVMDAEQLRKVRRTKLGMVFQNFALLPHRTVLDNVAYGLEIQGVPKNERYSKAVEAINTVGLKGYEDSKITQLSGGMKQRVGLARALANDPDILLMDEAFSALDPLIRNEMQDELLSLEDKLQKTIVFVSHDLDEALKLGDRIALMKDGEIVQIGTPEEILTNPADNYVSQFVKGVDRSKVLTAENVMWRPEPLVSINSGPRVAVQLMKEYGISSIFVVEGKNRLLKGIIMIDDAVEALKSKKNLESIIREIPSIPLDMPLSEIIPLIANSSYPLPVVDESRKLKGIIIRGTVLGALAMSEDVPEEASAGEGEPVQDKNKEILDNKGQQESPASEKGLSSEVEDISQKSENVEVKM, translated from the coding sequence GTGAGTGAAATAGCTAAAATAGAAATCAAGAATCTTACCAAGATTTTTGGTAAAAATCCTCAGGAAGTGTTATCCCTTCTCAAGGGAGGACATACAAAAAACGAAATTTTTGAAAAAACAAAGCAGACTGTCGGCCTTAACAATATTAATTTTGATGTGTACGACGGAGAAATTTTCGTGCTCATGGGGCTTTCAGGGTCCGGAAAGTCTACTCTTTTGCGCTGTATAAACCGCCTGATCAATCCCACAAGTGGAAAAATCTTGATTGATGGGCAGGATATATCAGTAATGGACGCAGAACAGCTCCGAAAAGTCCGCAGGACCAAACTCGGAATGGTTTTCCAGAACTTTGCTCTTCTTCCTCACAGGACCGTACTGGACAACGTTGCATATGGACTGGAGATCCAGGGAGTACCTAAAAATGAACGGTATTCCAAAGCAGTAGAGGCAATAAATACTGTTGGACTGAAAGGTTATGAAGATAGCAAAATAACTCAGCTCAGTGGGGGAATGAAGCAAAGGGTAGGGCTTGCACGAGCTCTTGCAAATGACCCCGATATTCTACTCATGGACGAGGCTTTCAGTGCCCTTGATCCTCTTATCAGGAATGAAATGCAGGATGAGCTTCTGTCTCTTGAAGACAAGCTGCAAAAAACAATCGTTTTTGTTTCACATGATCTGGATGAGGCACTTAAGCTGGGAGATCGTATTGCTTTGATGAAAGACGGGGAAATTGTACAGATCGGAACCCCGGAAGAAATTCTTACCAATCCGGCAGATAACTACGTGTCCCAGTTTGTAAAGGGTGTAGACCGCTCAAAAGTCCTGACTGCAGAAAACGTAATGTGGAGGCCTGAACCGCTGGTATCTATAAATTCCGGACCCAGGGTCGCCGTGCAGTTGATGAAAGAATATGGAATTTCTTCAATCTTTGTGGTTGAAGGAAAAAATAGACTCTTGAAGGGTATAATTATGATAGACGACGCTGTGGAAGCTCTAAAATCAAAAAAGAATTTAGAATCTATCATCAGGGAAATCCCTTCCATACCTCTTGATATGCCCCTTTCCGAGATCATTCCTTTAATTGCAAACAGCAGTTATCCTCTTCCTGTAGTTGACGAAAGCAGAAAACTCAAGGGAATCATCATTCGTGGAACCGTTCTCGGAGCTCTTGCAATGTCTGAAGATGTGCCTGAAGAAGCTTCAGCAGGAGAAGGAGAGCCTGTTCAAGACAAAAATAAGGAGATTTTAGACAACAAAGGACAGCAGGAAAGCCCCGCTTCAGAGAAGGGACTTTCTTCCGAAGTGGAAGATATTAGTCAAAAATCTGAAAATGT
- the carA gene encoding glutamine-hydrolyzing carbamoyl-phosphate synthase small subunit — protein sequence MKAVLGLEDGTVIKGTGFGAEGTACGELVFTTQFTGYEEALTDPSYKGQILMFTYPLIGNYGVSGERFQSDNIHAEGLVVREACKKPYHYKSTRSIHKFLEDEGKPGIEGVDTRMLTIGAREHGTMRAALITGSDDGEEAVDMARNFPQVTDEELIARVTCKEPRFIPGAAGAWKGSGKPKHAVVVDLGIKRNIINNLHKRGIDLTLVPATTKPEEIAGYEPDMLFISNGPGDPEKATDAINAVKAFAGTIPVAGICFGHQIISLAMGARTYKLKFGHRGGNQPVKDLIENKIFISSQNHGYAVDADSLEGTGLYVKYLNANDKTVEGVSHKDLDIFSVQFHPEAQAGPLDTEETFFGKVVKVLGGGL from the coding sequence ATGAAAGCAGTACTAGGATTAGAAGATGGAACAGTTATTAAGGGCACCGGTTTTGGTGCCGAAGGCACAGCTTGCGGCGAACTCGTTTTTACCACTCAATTCACAGGATATGAGGAGGCTCTGACTGACCCTTCCTACAAGGGCCAGATTTTAATGTTTACTTACCCTTTGATAGGGAATTATGGGGTCAGCGGAGAGAGGTTCCAGTCCGACAACATCCATGCTGAGGGGCTTGTTGTCAGGGAAGCCTGCAAAAAACCCTATCACTACAAATCCACCCGTTCTATCCACAAATTTTTAGAGGATGAAGGAAAACCAGGGATTGAAGGCGTGGACACCCGTATGCTCACAATAGGGGCAAGGGAGCATGGGACCATGCGTGCAGCCCTTATCACAGGGAGTGACGATGGGGAAGAAGCCGTTGATATGGCGAGGAACTTTCCGCAGGTAACGGACGAAGAACTTATTGCACGCGTAACCTGCAAAGAACCCCGCTTTATTCCCGGAGCAGCCGGAGCATGGAAAGGAAGCGGCAAACCCAAACATGCAGTTGTGGTCGACCTCGGCATAAAGAGGAACATCATAAACAACCTGCATAAAAGGGGAATTGACCTGACCCTGGTTCCTGCAACCACAAAACCAGAAGAAATCGCAGGCTACGAGCCTGACATGCTATTTATCTCAAACGGTCCAGGAGACCCGGAAAAAGCAACGGATGCTATCAATGCCGTAAAGGCTTTTGCAGGCACGATTCCGGTAGCAGGGATCTGCTTCGGGCACCAGATTATCTCCCTTGCAATGGGAGCAAGGACATACAAGCTTAAATTCGGGCACAGGGGAGGAAACCAGCCCGTAAAGGACCTTATCGAGAACAAAATTTTCATAAGCTCCCAGAACCATGGATATGCTGTCGATGCGGATTCCCTTGAAGGGACAGGGCTTTATGTAAAGTACCTGAACGCAAACGACAAAACCGTTGAAGGGGTTTCCCACAAAGACCTCGACATTTTCAGTGTGCAGTTCCACCCTGAAGCACAGGCAGGTCCACTGGATACCGAGGAAACGTTCTTCGGCAAGGTAGTGAAGGTCCTCGGAGGGGGTCTCTGA
- the carB gene encoding carbamoyl-phosphate synthase large subunit produces MPKREDIKKVLLIGSGPITIGQAAEFDFSGSQACRSLKEEGVQVVLVNSNPATIMTDPEMADSVYIEPLDARIIEKIIEKERPDGIIAGIGGQTGLNITSELAEMGVFEKYGVQILGTPVEAIKNTEDRELFKETMLSIGEKVPLSRAVHSLKEAEEVVEELGLPLIIRPAYTLGGAGGGIARTKEELLEITERGLRRSRINQVLIEESVLGWAEVEYEVMRDANDTCIVICNMENIDPMGVHTGESAVVAPSQTLSDEEHQMLRSASIKIIRALKIEGGCNIQYALKEGDYRIVEVNPRVSRSSALASKATGYPIARVTAKIAIGMTLDEIVNSVTKSTPASFEPALDYVITKIPRWPFDKFTTADKTLTTAMKSTGEIMAIGRTIEESLLKAFKSLDIDNQLGIKRWDEPEIKTLLKTPTSERLFVIFHALERGMSIKEIAELTSINPFFISKMKKIVEMEKCIRTEELAPEFLREVKRMGFPDSRLAELTGKTREQISDFRHEEGILATFKMVDTCAAEFEAATPYYYSTYEDTCETNSTDKKKILILGAGPIRIGQGIEFDYCTVHAVTALREEGIETHIINNNPETVSTDFDTSDKLFFEPLTMEYVMNVIERERPDGVLVQFGGQTSVNLALPLKKELKRRTDLNTVILGTDPEDMDLAEDREKFYLLMQELGIPQPEGGYATSQQEAIEVAKRIGFPVLVRPSYVLGGRAMEIVYDEIDLERYMKEAVRVSPEHPILIDDFLEAACEIDVDAVCDQIDVLIGAIMEHIEEAGVHSGDSACVIPPQSLSKEVLDQVRDYTRKIALGLRVKGLINIQMAEKGGKVFVLEANPRSSRTIPFVSKAVGIPLAKIAAKVIAGHSLKDLGYTDEPKPKHVSIKEVLLPFDKLPGADPVLGPEMKSTGEVMGVDYDFGRAYYKAELAADNLLPLTGKVFLSIRNADKPELVEAARKLQAAGLELMGTRGTVNYLAQHGIFMDTVKKVHDGSPNVIDMMRRDEVDLIINTPTSKMSRKDGYRIRRAAVDFKVPYITTIQAAVAAADAIETMKKGQDLTIKSINEYHKEMEQKEE; encoded by the coding sequence ATGCCTAAACGTGAAGACATAAAGAAAGTTCTGCTTATAGGTTCAGGGCCGATTACAATCGGGCAGGCTGCAGAGTTCGACTTCTCAGGAAGCCAGGCTTGCAGGTCCTTAAAAGAAGAAGGCGTCCAGGTTGTGCTTGTAAACTCCAACCCTGCAACCATTATGACCGACCCCGAAATGGCGGATTCGGTCTATATCGAGCCTCTCGATGCAAGGATCATAGAAAAAATCATTGAAAAGGAACGCCCTGACGGGATAATTGCAGGCATTGGTGGGCAGACCGGCCTTAATATTACCAGTGAGCTTGCAGAAATGGGTGTCTTTGAAAAATACGGCGTTCAGATCCTGGGAACTCCCGTTGAAGCCATCAAAAACACGGAAGACAGGGAACTCTTCAAGGAGACCATGCTCAGTATAGGAGAGAAAGTGCCTCTTAGCAGGGCAGTCCATTCCTTAAAAGAAGCCGAAGAGGTCGTTGAAGAACTCGGTCTCCCGCTTATTATCCGCCCGGCTTACACCCTTGGCGGCGCTGGCGGCGGAATTGCCCGCACAAAAGAAGAACTCCTTGAGATCACGGAACGCGGGCTCAGGCGCAGCCGCATTAACCAGGTGCTTATAGAAGAAAGCGTTCTCGGCTGGGCAGAAGTCGAGTACGAGGTCATGAGGGATGCAAACGATACCTGTATCGTCATCTGTAACATGGAAAACATAGACCCCATGGGCGTGCACACTGGAGAATCGGCAGTAGTCGCCCCATCCCAGACCCTGAGTGATGAAGAGCACCAGATGCTCAGGAGTGCTTCCATTAAGATCATCCGCGCCCTCAAGATCGAAGGTGGGTGCAATATTCAATACGCCTTAAAAGAAGGCGACTACAGAATTGTCGAGGTAAACCCCAGGGTTTCCAGGTCTTCAGCCCTTGCATCCAAAGCAACAGGCTACCCGATAGCCCGCGTAACTGCAAAGATCGCAATAGGGATGACCCTTGACGAAATCGTGAACAGCGTCACAAAGAGCACACCTGCCTCTTTTGAGCCGGCTCTTGACTACGTGATTACAAAGATCCCGAGGTGGCCTTTTGACAAGTTCACCACCGCAGACAAGACCCTGACCACGGCCATGAAAAGCACTGGAGAAATCATGGCAATAGGCAGGACAATTGAGGAGTCTCTCCTGAAGGCTTTCAAGTCTCTTGATATCGATAACCAGCTCGGGATAAAACGCTGGGACGAGCCTGAGATAAAAACTCTCCTCAAGACCCCAACAAGTGAACGCCTTTTTGTAATCTTCCATGCGCTCGAGAGAGGAATGTCGATAAAGGAGATTGCCGAACTCACGAGCATCAACCCCTTCTTCATCTCAAAGATGAAAAAGATCGTTGAGATGGAAAAGTGCATCAGGACAGAAGAACTGGCCCCTGAATTTCTTCGCGAAGTAAAAAGGATGGGCTTCCCTGACAGCCGCCTTGCAGAGCTTACCGGAAAAACAAGGGAGCAGATAAGCGACTTCAGGCACGAAGAAGGAATTTTAGCCACCTTCAAGATGGTAGATACCTGTGCAGCCGAGTTCGAGGCAGCAACTCCTTATTATTATTCTACTTACGAAGATACCTGCGAGACAAACTCAACAGATAAAAAGAAAATCCTCATCCTCGGTGCAGGTCCCATCAGGATAGGGCAGGGAATTGAGTTCGACTACTGTACCGTCCATGCAGTAACCGCGCTAAGGGAAGAAGGCATAGAGACCCATATAATTAACAACAACCCTGAAACCGTGTCTACTGACTTTGACACTTCGGACAAGCTCTTTTTTGAACCCCTCACAATGGAATACGTGATGAACGTTATTGAACGTGAGAGGCCTGACGGTGTCCTTGTGCAGTTCGGAGGGCAGACCTCGGTTAACCTTGCGCTCCCCCTGAAAAAGGAATTGAAGCGCAGGACAGACCTTAACACTGTGATTCTCGGGACAGATCCTGAAGACATGGACCTTGCCGAAGACAGGGAAAAGTTCTACCTCCTTATGCAGGAACTCGGAATCCCGCAGCCTGAAGGAGGATATGCAACTTCGCAGCAGGAGGCTATCGAGGTTGCAAAGAGGATTGGTTTCCCGGTACTTGTGCGCCCTTCCTATGTGCTCGGCGGAAGAGCGATGGAAATCGTTTACGACGAAATCGACCTCGAACGCTACATGAAAGAAGCAGTCAGGGTTTCACCGGAACACCCGATCCTTATAGATGACTTCCTTGAAGCAGCCTGCGAAATCGATGTTGATGCTGTCTGCGACCAGATAGACGTACTGATCGGCGCAATCATGGAGCACATCGAGGAAGCCGGCGTCCATTCAGGAGACTCTGCCTGTGTAATTCCGCCCCAATCGCTCTCCAAGGAGGTCCTTGACCAGGTAAGGGACTATACAAGGAAGATAGCTCTCGGCCTGAGGGTCAAGGGTCTGATAAATATCCAGATGGCAGAAAAAGGCGGAAAGGTCTTTGTGCTTGAAGCAAACCCGCGTTCAAGCAGGACAATTCCTTTCGTTTCAAAAGCAGTCGGTATCCCGCTTGCAAAGATTGCAGCCAAAGTGATAGCAGGCCACAGTTTAAAAGATCTCGGCTACACTGACGAGCCAAAGCCAAAACATGTCTCGATTAAAGAAGTCCTCCTGCCCTTTGACAAGCTCCCGGGGGCAGACCCTGTCCTCGGACCTGAAATGAAGAGCACGGGAGAGGTCATGGGTGTTGACTACGACTTCGGAAGGGCATATTACAAGGCAGAACTTGCAGCCGATAACCTCCTGCCCCTTACAGGAAAGGTCTTCCTCTCAATCAGGAATGCTGACAAGCCCGAACTTGTGGAAGCAGCCAGAAAACTTCAGGCAGCAGGCCTTGAACTCATGGGTACAAGGGGAACTGTGAACTACCTTGCACAGCACGGAATCTTCATGGACACGGTTAAGAAGGTGCATGACGGAAGTCCGAACGTTATCGATATGATGCGCAGGGACGAAGTCGACCTCATTATTAACACCCCAACAAGCAAGATGTCCCGCAAAGACGGCTACAGGATCAGGCGTGCGGCTGTTGACTTCAAGGTCCCGTACATCACCACGATCCAGGCTGCGGTTGCAGCGGCTGATGCGATTGAGACCATGAAGAAAGGACAGGACCTTACTATCAAATCCATCAACGAGTACCACAAAGAGATGGAACAGAAGGAAGAGTAA
- a CDS encoding argininosuccinate synthase has product MVKKVALAYSGGLDTSVCIPILKEKYGYDEVITISVDVGQPEEEIRKADAKAQKISNKHYTIDAKEEFVRDYIFPLIKANGNYEGYVMGTSVARPLIAKKVVEAAKKEGAIALAHGCTGKGNDQLRFEAVFRQTDMDVIAPMREMNLTREWEINYAKEHGIPVEATKSKPWSVDENIWSRSIEGGRLEDPSFVPPEEIFEWTKSAEDAPNEPRIVDIDFEAGVPVAIDGEKLGGYALVKKMNEIAGENGVGRTDMIEDRVLGLKARENYEHPAATVLLAAHADLEKLVLTRGELKFKKIVEEQWSEMAYGGLVDDPLFADLNAFIDKSQERVTGTVKVKLYKGALTILARSSPNALYSEDLVSFDSQTIDQKDAEGFAKYHGFQARMYRKVMEK; this is encoded by the coding sequence ATGGTAAAAAAAGTTGCACTTGCATATTCCGGTGGGCTTGACACCTCTGTGTGTATCCCCATCCTCAAAGAAAAGTACGGTTACGATGAAGTAATTACAATTTCGGTTGACGTCGGCCAGCCCGAAGAAGAAATCAGGAAGGCTGATGCGAAAGCCCAGAAGATCAGCAACAAGCACTACACGATCGATGCAAAGGAAGAGTTCGTAAGGGACTACATCTTCCCCCTGATAAAAGCCAACGGAAACTACGAAGGCTATGTCATGGGCACGTCCGTAGCCCGCCCCCTGATTGCCAAAAAAGTAGTCGAAGCAGCCAAAAAAGAAGGCGCAATTGCCCTTGCCCACGGCTGCACCGGAAAAGGAAACGACCAGCTCCGCTTTGAAGCCGTCTTCCGCCAGACCGATATGGACGTTATCGCCCCAATGCGTGAGATGAACCTGACCCGCGAGTGGGAAATCAATTACGCAAAGGAGCACGGCATCCCTGTCGAAGCCACAAAGTCCAAGCCCTGGAGCGTTGACGAAAATATCTGGAGCCGCAGCATCGAAGGCGGCAGGCTTGAAGATCCCTCTTTTGTCCCGCCGGAAGAGATCTTCGAGTGGACAAAATCCGCAGAAGATGCCCCGAACGAGCCCAGGATCGTTGACATTGACTTTGAAGCCGGTGTCCCTGTCGCAATTGACGGCGAAAAACTCGGCGGCTACGCCCTTGTCAAGAAGATGAACGAAATTGCAGGCGAGAACGGCGTCGGCAGGACAGATATGATCGAAGACCGTGTGCTCGGTTTAAAAGCACGTGAGAACTACGAGCACCCGGCTGCAACCGTACTCCTCGCAGCCCACGCCGACCTCGAGAAACTCGTCCTCACCCGCGGGGAACTGAAGTTCAAGAAGATTGTTGAAGAGCAGTGGTCCGAAATGGCATACGGAGGCCTTGTGGACGACCCACTCTTTGCCGACCTCAACGCCTTTATTGACAAGTCCCAGGAAAGGGTTACAGGCACAGTGAAAGTGAAGCTCTACAAAGGCGCACTTACCATCCTTGCCCGCAGCTCACCAAATGCGCTTTATTCTGAGGATCTCGTTTCGTTTGACAGCCAGACCATTGACCAGAAGGACGCAGAAGGGTTTGCGAAGTATCACGGATTCCAGGCGAGGATGTACAGGAAAGTGATGGAAAAATAA
- a CDS encoding SIR2 family protein: MLKTASLLYAAENDSIDPNINLKDWFIKSRYSNMEYSELIEKIYPHNLDQQIFLDQYLTKYDIGEAHRYIAELARRNIIRAIITTNFDHYIEKALEEKGLKIQVISTDDDLRNSEPLIHCKAVRIYKPHGTLGKGALKNTPKDLEKLSSIMETELIRVLSEHGVIVLGYSGKDKGIQTIFNERNYTYYPLFWVDPQSPEGEIRSILDAKDWTYIQCSGASQFIKDYLNLLSRLDSLAPEIGSGLTISDLKHALESQNKPAVPLYSEYLNDIFKRLGKMKPDFSKFEHRDDAIVKQIEDSLSISYDFIEAVALASMYHNIDVIKTIHEHFGLFLKLYDIPDDFYGSYHETDFDGYKFLVYEMFVSFIAELIKYGRWDSLGYILSEDLFLESRRGPRYVKIENISEYVRSLNEFRNGRLELRRVSVMADYIKDRFENSDLSKLISHKDFLEADYFLFMRTVCKEDSIYNIWIPRSCVYLKNIPTYLGKAESSSFLEKLLIAVGFENNKEGFVKMISEKHGKFSELFGRLPSYDPLDYYDFSKIGERK, translated from the coding sequence ATGCTCAAAACAGCAAGTTTGCTTTATGCGGCTGAGAACGATTCAATAGACCCCAATATCAATTTGAAAGATTGGTTCATAAAAAGTCGTTATAGTAATATGGAGTATTCAGAACTTATTGAGAAAATCTATCCTCATAATCTGGATCAACAAATATTTCTCGATCAATATTTAACTAAATATGATATTGGTGAGGCCCATAGATATATCGCTGAATTGGCGCGAAGAAATATAATACGTGCTATAATTACTACTAATTTTGACCATTATATTGAAAAAGCTCTAGAAGAGAAAGGATTGAAAATCCAAGTAATTTCTACAGATGATGATCTAAGAAACTCAGAGCCATTGATACATTGTAAAGCAGTACGAATTTATAAGCCCCATGGAACTTTAGGTAAGGGTGCTCTAAAAAATACTCCCAAAGATTTAGAAAAATTGTCTTCTATAATGGAAACAGAGTTGATAAGAGTTTTAAGTGAACATGGTGTTATTGTCCTTGGATACTCAGGAAAAGATAAAGGAATACAAACTATCTTTAATGAAAGAAACTATACCTACTATCCACTTTTTTGGGTTGATCCACAATCTCCAGAGGGTGAAATTAGGAGTATTTTAGATGCAAAAGACTGGACTTATATTCAATGTTCAGGTGCAAGCCAATTCATAAAAGATTATCTAAACTTATTAAGTAGGCTAGATAGTCTAGCACCAGAAATTGGCTCTGGATTAACTATCTCAGATTTAAAACATGCTTTAGAATCACAAAATAAGCCTGCAGTTCCTTTGTATTCTGAATATCTTAATGATATATTTAAAAGATTAGGTAAAATGAAACCAGACTTTTCAAAGTTTGAACATAGAGACGATGCAATAGTTAAACAGATAGAAGATAGTTTATCGATATCCTACGATTTTATTGAAGCTGTAGCACTTGCATCAATGTACCATAATATTGATGTTATTAAAACCATACACGAACATTTTGGTCTTTTTTTAAAACTATACGATATTCCTGATGATTTTTATGGTTCTTACCACGAAACAGATTTTGATGGTTATAAATTTCTCGTATATGAGATGTTCGTCTCTTTTATTGCTGAGTTAATTAAATATGGTAGATGGGATTCTCTCGGGTACATACTTTCAGAAGACCTATTTCTGGAAAGTAGGCGTGGGCCTCGTTATGTAAAAATTGAGAACATAAGTGAGTACGTAAGGTCACTGAATGAATTTAGAAATGGAAGATTGGAACTTAGAAGAGTCAGTGTTATGGCAGACTATATCAAGGATAGATTTGAAAATAGTGACTTATCTAAGTTAATTTCTCATAAAGATTTCTTAGAGGCAGATTACTTTTTATTTATGAGAACTGTCTGTAAAGAAGATTCCATATATAACATCTGGATTCCACGCAGTTGCGTTTATCTAAAAAATATACCTACATATCTTGGAAAAGCCGAAAGTAGTTCCTTTTTAGAAAAATTATTAATTGCAGTGGGCTTTGAAAATAATAAAGAGGGATTTGTTAAAATGATTTCTGAAAAACATGGGAAGTTTAGTGAACTCTTTGGAAGGCTCCCATCTTATGATCCTCTTGACTATTATGATTTCAGCAAAATCGGGGAAAGAAAATAA